A DNA window from Neochlamydia sp. AcF84 contains the following coding sequences:
- a CDS encoding bifunctional trypsin-like peptidase domain-containing/SEL1-like repeat protein: protein MAIGQSVNSQFYSQDFCIENLYKLHELNLGESLEKTIQEQADSVACMMPDHKLNRINNQGFITYKFDTERVRTLGERISKKAKGIPLGHTDSFLHEPTPGLSTAFLVAPQHVVTVAHCVTRSNPYTKLKPKKARGVIVRTSLKAQSELERIKFVFGFQMKSQNMRTEDYEFCESDVYSFKKVVFFNYTCAPDYLIDWALIKLDREVIGRPPLAVNFIKKSLLNKKIFMLGHPRGLPLKIHLGASVKKECSDQHIETNLDSFHGNSGSPVIDENLEVVSILFAGNVSNKPWTTPSGYEASTKMNLPTNQLRPNPTNRTHLCQTTHGMSFVKIHLKKLKLKKQNKNLETAELSEMGAHYLNFYLSICISDQEDEAWICSVKAKAFKYLSQAAIEDHREALCNLGICYERSLGTRRDLRKAFECFKKSFDNGYKNAAYHLFQCYESGIGTEKDSKLAQYYFDLAHAFGHKDVIKIEGPNCLLM, encoded by the coding sequence ATGGCTATTGGACAAAGCGTTAATTCACAATTTTACTCTCAAGATTTTTGCATTGAAAACCTTTATAAACTCCATGAACTAAATTTAGGTGAGTCTCTAGAAAAAACTATTCAAGAGCAAGCCGACAGCGTAGCATGCATGATGCCAGATCATAAGCTAAATAGAATCAATAATCAGGGTTTTATTACTTATAAATTTGATACGGAGAGAGTTAGGACGTTAGGGGAACGTATTTCTAAAAAAGCTAAAGGAATACCCCTAGGTCATACTGATTCTTTTCTCCACGAGCCTACCCCTGGATTAAGTACAGCCTTCTTAGTCGCGCCTCAACATGTTGTTACTGTGGCTCACTGTGTTACACGTTCAAACCCCTATACGAAATTAAAACCCAAAAAAGCAAGGGGCGTAATTGTTCGAACAAGTCTAAAAGCGCAAAGCGAATTAGAACGTATTAAATTTGTGTTTGGTTTTCAGATGAAAAGCCAAAACATGAGGACTGAGGATTATGAATTTTGCGAATCAGATGTTTACAGTTTTAAAAAAGTTGTTTTTTTTAATTATACATGTGCGCCGGATTACCTAATTGATTGGGCTCTAATAAAGTTAGATAGAGAAGTTATCGGGCGTCCACCTTTAGCAGTTAATTTTATAAAAAAGTCTTTATTAAATAAAAAAATCTTTATGCTAGGACACCCTCGGGGTTTACCCTTGAAAATTCATCTAGGGGCCTCCGTAAAAAAAGAATGTAGTGATCAACATATTGAAACTAATCTAGACTCTTTTCATGGAAATTCAGGCTCCCCGGTAATCGACGAAAATCTAGAAGTAGTAAGCATCCTTTTTGCAGGAAATGTAAGTAATAAGCCCTGGACCACACCATCTGGCTATGAAGCCAGCACAAAAATGAATCTTCCTACTAACCAATTAAGGCCTAACCCCACCAACCGCACCCATTTGTGCCAAACCACTCATGGCATGTCTTTCGTAAAAATTCATTTAAAAAAATTAAAGCTAAAAAAGCAGAATAAAAATCTAGAGACTGCTGAGTTAAGTGAAATGGGAGCTCATTACCTAAATTTCTATCTTAGCATTTGTATTTCCGACCAGGAAGATGAAGCATGGATCTGCTCGGTTAAAGCAAAAGCTTTTAAATATCTAAGCCAAGCTGCTATCGAAGATCATCGAGAAGCCTTATGCAATTTAGGCATATGCTATGAACGATCACTAGGTACAAGAAGAGATTTAAGGAAAGCTTTTGAGTGTTTTAAAAAGTCTTTCGATAATGGCTATAAAAATGCGGCTTACCATTTATTCCAGTGCTATGAAAGTGGAATAGGAACGGAGAAAGACTCAAAATTAGCTCAATATTATTTTGACCTCGCTCATGCCTTCGGTCATAAAGATGTAATAAAAATTGAGGGACCAAATTGCCTATTGATGTAA
- a CDS encoding TatD family hydrolase, translating into MVANAMQWVDSHAHLTDSTFTAIDSILQRAQHAGVCSVINICTSISTLNAGLELAKNYPWIYNAAATPPHDVEKEGENVFAVIAKHAHSGHLVAIGETGLDYHYYASSSAIQKVFLRRYFHLALECKLPVVIHCRNAFKDFFEILDKEYMSSKGKHQPGVLHCFTGTIEEAEQVIERGWYLSISGILTFKKSEELRQIVKKIPLDKLLIETDAPYLAPQTRRGKINEPAYIVETAQTIAQLKDISLKELADQTVRNACELFKIKI; encoded by the coding sequence ATGGTGGCAAATGCAATGCAATGGGTGGATTCGCATGCTCATTTAACAGATTCTACCTTTACGGCTATTGATTCAATTTTACAACGTGCGCAGCATGCAGGTGTATGCTCAGTTATAAATATTTGCACCAGTATTAGCACCCTAAACGCAGGCTTAGAATTAGCTAAAAATTATCCATGGATTTATAATGCTGCCGCTACGCCTCCTCACGATGTAGAAAAAGAAGGCGAAAACGTTTTTGCTGTTATTGCTAAGCATGCACATAGCGGACATTTGGTCGCTATAGGTGAGACGGGACTAGACTACCATTATTATGCTTCTTCGTCTGCTATTCAAAAAGTTTTCTTGCGACGTTACTTTCACTTAGCCTTAGAATGTAAGTTGCCGGTGGTGATTCACTGTAGAAATGCTTTTAAAGATTTCTTTGAAATTTTAGATAAAGAATATATGAGTAGTAAGGGTAAACATCAGCCAGGAGTTTTGCATTGCTTTACGGGCACTATAGAGGAGGCTGAACAAGTCATAGAGCGAGGATGGTACTTATCAATAAGTGGGATATTGACCTTTAAAAAAAGCGAAGAGCTGCGCCAGATTGTAAAAAAAATTCCTCTAGATAAATTGTTGATAGAGACAGATGCTCCTTATTTAGCCCCGCAGACTCGTCGGGGAAAAATAAATGAACCTGCTTATATAGTAGAAACAGCCCAAACTATTGCTCAGCTAAAAGATATCTCTTTGAAAGAATTAGCAGACCAAACAGTTAGAAATGCTTGTGAACTATTTAAAATAAAAATTTGA
- the asd gene encoding archaetidylserine decarboxylase (Phosphatidylserine decarboxylase is synthesized as a single chain precursor. Generation of the pyruvoyl active site from a Ser is coupled to cleavage of a Gly-Ser bond between the larger (beta) and smaller (alpha chains). It is an integral membrane protein.) yields MDIIYYLDRKNGKREIEKVYGARALRLLYGQDWISKIVGPLLLHSLVRYSFFSAWYGKWQASRKSKNKIEPFIREFGLDPLEFLEEVSSFKSFNDFFIRKLKPTARPLASGEDVAIIPADGRYLFYPDLSQVDGFIVKGEKFDLTSLLDDADLAAHYAKGAMAIARLCPTDYHRYHFPCDCVAGKTKIINGWLYSVNPAALKKDIHIFTKNKRTLCKLATSCFGCILFLEIGATNVGSIHETYQPDVLQKKGDEKGYFSFGGSSLILLFEPGKIQFDQDLLAASQQGLEIKCLMGQSMGKALS; encoded by the coding sequence ATGGATATTATTTACTATCTCGATCGAAAAAATGGTAAGCGTGAAATAGAAAAAGTGTATGGGGCCAGAGCCCTAAGACTTTTATACGGTCAGGATTGGATAAGCAAAATAGTAGGCCCTCTACTTTTACATAGTTTAGTAAGATATTCTTTTTTTTCAGCTTGGTATGGTAAATGGCAAGCCTCACGAAAGTCTAAGAATAAAATAGAGCCTTTCATTCGTGAATTTGGCTTAGACCCCTTGGAATTTCTAGAAGAAGTTTCTTCTTTTAAGTCTTTTAATGATTTTTTTATTCGCAAGCTTAAGCCCACAGCTCGCCCTCTTGCTTCTGGAGAGGATGTAGCTATTATTCCTGCCGATGGACGTTACTTATTCTATCCCGACCTATCACAAGTGGATGGTTTTATCGTTAAGGGAGAAAAATTTGATTTAACAAGCTTATTAGACGATGCTGATTTAGCCGCACACTATGCTAAGGGAGCTATGGCCATTGCGCGGCTTTGTCCTACCGATTATCATCGTTATCATTTTCCATGTGATTGCGTGGCCGGCAAAACAAAAATCATTAATGGTTGGCTTTACTCTGTCAATCCTGCGGCCTTAAAAAAAGATATTCATATCTTTACTAAGAACAAGCGAACGCTTTGTAAATTAGCTACATCCTGCTTTGGTTGTATTTTGTTCTTAGAAATCGGAGCGACTAATGTAGGTAGTATTCACGAAACCTATCAACCCGATGTACTGCAAAAAAAAGGAGATGAAAAAGGCTATTTTTCATTTGGGGGTTCTTCCCTTATTTTATTATTTGAGCCTGGTAAGATTCAATTTGATCAAGACCTGCTAGCTGCTAGCCAGCAAGGCTTAGAAATTAAATGTTTAATGGGTCAGAGTATGGGAAAAGCACTTAGCTGA
- the secA gene encoding preprotein translocase subunit SecA — MFGFLKKIFGSAQDRLRRKYFKIVQEVNEYDAKFQNLSDEALRAKTQEFQERYRKGETLELLLPEAYAVVKNACRRLAGTEIHVSGYHQKWDMVPYDVQVVGAIALHHGSIAEMQTGEGKTLTAVMPLYLNALTKKPVHLVTVNDYLAQRDCEWVGTVFRWLGLSTGALTNETPMEERKKVYLSDIVYGTASEFGFDYLRDNSMASSQEEQVQRGYYYAIIDEVDSILIDEARTPLIISGPVPVSRQMYDELKHSVADMVRFQRDLCNRLASEAKKTLDSLKLSEGSSIKTKRDKKEEEQEKEAYRKLWLVGKGTPNNKILKRMKEDPDVRAAIDKWDLYYYADPNKEEKHTALAELYILIDEKSNEYELTDKGINLWKEVVGSDHGDDFIMLDISHEYLQIDEDTSLDETARVQKKLEVQEEDAKRKERAHNLRQLLRAHLLMEKDVDYIVQDDKIIIIDENTGRPQPGRRFSDGLHQAIEAKEAVSIQKETQTYATITLQNFFRMYEKIAGMSGTAVTEANEFKQIYKLDVLEIPTHKPCLRKDFNDEIYMTEREKYSAILKDVREVHEAGRPLLIGTESVEVSEKLSRIFKQNKLEHTVLNAKNHAREAEIIASAGRRGAITIATNMAGRGTDIKLEAGVAGIGGLYVMGTTRHQSRRIDRQLRGRCARLGDPGSSKFYVSFEDSLLRLFASPRLTAVLQKFRPPEGEPISASMLNKSIETAQKRIEQRNYTIRKHTLEYDDVMNKQRKEIYSFRNDILHALDIKPLAIEVLESVCQAAAEKYFKNRGEESGWDAEGYRHWLISHFPVSFPEGYFDDEHADMIDLEKKAIDQIVKAFNEKYEREDLKAPVQAGQGEKLKSATKPVNEAIRNLMIRKLDQRWQEHLLAMDHLRADVNLRTFGQRDPLMEFKQEAFTLFDELGNLLRGEIAQGLFRFEILTQDHPAIQHLLTQMRLETQRSLVADLDGDSQPAFSTSHAEEARESNAPTVRLQPLVVEPKAGRNESCPCGSGKKYKKCCGLQQEVGEQVS, encoded by the coding sequence ATGTTTGGATTTTTAAAAAAAATTTTTGGTTCAGCTCAGGATCGTCTAAGACGAAAATATTTTAAAATAGTACAAGAAGTTAACGAGTATGACGCTAAATTTCAAAATTTAAGTGATGAGGCACTGCGGGCAAAAACGCAGGAGTTTCAGGAACGATATAGAAAAGGTGAAACATTAGAGCTCTTACTTCCAGAAGCCTATGCAGTGGTAAAAAACGCTTGTAGACGCTTAGCAGGCACAGAAATTCACGTTTCAGGTTATCATCAGAAATGGGACATGGTTCCTTACGATGTTCAGGTAGTAGGAGCCATTGCTTTACATCATGGCTCCATTGCAGAAATGCAAACGGGCGAAGGTAAAACCCTAACGGCTGTAATGCCTCTTTATCTAAATGCTCTTACTAAAAAACCTGTTCACTTAGTCACCGTTAACGATTATCTGGCCCAGCGTGACTGTGAATGGGTAGGAACGGTTTTTCGTTGGTTGGGATTGAGCACAGGTGCTTTAACCAATGAAACGCCAATGGAAGAGCGTAAAAAAGTTTATCTCAGCGATATTGTTTATGGAACTGCCTCTGAATTTGGCTTCGACTATTTACGCGATAATTCCATGGCTTCTAGCCAAGAAGAGCAAGTTCAACGTGGCTACTATTATGCTATTATTGATGAAGTGGACTCCATTTTAATCGATGAAGCTAGAACTCCCTTGATTATCTCAGGGCCTGTACCTGTCAGCCGACAAATGTATGATGAGCTTAAACACAGCGTAGCAGATATGGTGCGCTTCCAACGGGATTTATGTAATCGTCTTGCTTCTGAAGCTAAAAAAACTTTAGATAGCCTAAAGCTTAGTGAAGGTTCTTCTATAAAAACAAAACGCGATAAAAAAGAAGAAGAACAAGAAAAAGAGGCTTATCGCAAGCTATGGTTAGTAGGTAAGGGCACGCCTAACAATAAAATCTTAAAACGTATGAAAGAGGATCCAGATGTTCGAGCTGCGATCGATAAATGGGATTTATACTATTATGCAGATCCTAATAAAGAAGAAAAGCATACAGCTTTAGCAGAGCTTTATATTCTCATCGATGAAAAAAGCAACGAGTATGAATTAACAGACAAAGGCATTAATCTCTGGAAAGAAGTTGTAGGAAGTGATCATGGCGATGACTTTATCATGCTAGATATTAGCCATGAATACCTACAAATCGATGAAGATACCTCTTTAGATGAAACTGCTCGAGTACAAAAAAAACTGGAAGTGCAAGAGGAGGATGCTAAGCGGAAAGAACGAGCTCACAATCTTCGTCAGTTATTGCGTGCGCATTTACTGATGGAAAAAGATGTCGATTATATTGTTCAGGATGACAAAATTATTATCATTGATGAAAATACCGGGCGTCCTCAGCCTGGTAGGCGTTTTTCTGATGGCCTGCATCAGGCTATAGAAGCAAAAGAAGCTGTTTCTATCCAAAAAGAGACGCAAACGTATGCCACCATAACTTTACAAAACTTTTTCCGTATGTATGAAAAGATAGCAGGGATGAGCGGGACTGCTGTAACAGAAGCTAATGAATTTAAGCAAATTTATAAACTAGACGTATTAGAAATACCTACTCATAAACCTTGCTTGCGCAAAGATTTCAATGATGAAATTTATATGACCGAACGTGAAAAATACAGCGCAATTTTAAAAGATGTTCGTGAGGTGCATGAAGCAGGCCGTCCTCTTTTGATTGGAACAGAATCGGTAGAAGTTTCAGAGAAACTTTCCCGTATTTTCAAACAAAATAAATTAGAGCATACCGTTTTAAACGCTAAAAATCATGCTAGAGAAGCGGAAATTATAGCGAGTGCGGGTAGACGGGGAGCTATCACTATTGCCACTAACATGGCAGGTCGGGGAACCGATATTAAACTTGAAGCTGGTGTCGCTGGAATAGGGGGTCTCTATGTCATGGGGACCACTCGTCATCAATCACGTCGTATTGATCGCCAATTGCGAGGCCGTTGTGCTCGTTTAGGGGATCCTGGTTCATCTAAATTCTATGTTTCTTTTGAAGACTCTTTACTGCGCTTATTTGCTTCTCCTCGCTTGACAGCTGTGTTGCAGAAATTTCGTCCTCCTGAAGGGGAGCCGATTTCTGCTTCCATGCTTAATAAATCTATCGAAACTGCTCAGAAACGTATCGAGCAACGTAACTATACAATTCGTAAGCATACCTTAGAGTATGATGATGTAATGAATAAGCAAAGAAAAGAAATTTACTCTTTCCGCAATGATATTTTACATGCGCTAGATATTAAGCCTCTGGCTATTGAAGTTTTAGAATCTGTTTGCCAAGCAGCTGCAGAGAAGTATTTTAAAAATCGTGGAGAGGAGAGCGGATGGGATGCAGAGGGGTATCGCCATTGGTTAATTAGCCACTTTCCTGTAAGCTTTCCTGAAGGATACTTCGATGATGAGCATGCAGATATGATAGATCTTGAAAAAAAAGCGATCGATCAAATCGTAAAAGCCTTTAATGAAAAATATGAACGTGAAGATTTAAAAGCTCCTGTCCAAGCTGGGCAAGGGGAAAAGCTAAAATCTGCTACCAAACCTGTTAATGAAGCTATTCGTAATCTAATGATCCGTAAGCTAGATCAGCGTTGGCAAGAACATCTTTTAGCCATGGATCATTTGCGCGCAGATGTTAACTTACGTACGTTTGGCCAGCGCGACCCTTTGATGGAGTTTAAGCAAGAAGCTTTTACTCTTTTTGATGAATTAGGTAATTTATTAAGAGGCGAGATTGCCCAAGGACTCTTTCGTTTTGAAATCTTAACGCAGGATCATCCTGCTATCCAACATTTATTAACCCAGATGCGTCTTGAAACCCAGCGCTCGCTGGTCGCCGACTTAGATGGAGACTCTCAACCTGCTTTTTCTACAAGCCATGCTGAAGAGGCAAGGGAAAGTAATGCTCCTACTGTTCGTTTACAACCCTTAGTTGTCGAGCCCAAGGCAGGACGTAATGAAAGCTGCCCCTGTGGCAGTGGTAAAAAATATAAAAAATGCTGTGGGCTTCAACAAGAAGTGGGAGAGCAAGTTTCTTAA
- a CDS encoding phage holin family protein codes for MSALPKKKLCWNCEGRVAFSDENCPYCGVYLSSSSLLTQHDKSLTHIAPFPSYRQDPSEAYDINKVDEESSEEEDLEAANSSANYPASFLLPFVLLLTGSVFLIFGIILFSFSQEGILTLQWNANYWVLYLGTAGLLIFLGWRAMRPLN; via the coding sequence ATGAGTGCCCTACCCAAAAAGAAGTTATGCTGGAATTGCGAAGGTCGTGTCGCATTTTCTGATGAGAACTGCCCTTATTGTGGTGTGTATCTAAGCTCTTCTTCTCTTCTTACCCAGCATGATAAAAGCTTGACCCATATTGCTCCTTTTCCTTCTTATCGTCAAGATCCCTCTGAAGCTTATGATATCAATAAAGTAGACGAAGAATCTTCTGAGGAAGAAGACTTGGAGGCAGCTAATTCTTCTGCTAATTATCCAGCAAGCTTTCTGCTACCTTTTGTTTTATTACTCACAGGCTCTGTTTTTCTTATTTTTGGAATCATTTTATTCAGCTTTTCTCAAGAAGGCATTCTAACATTACAATGGAATGCTAATTATTGGGTTTTATATTTAGGGACTGCTGGGCTTTTAATTTTTTTGGGTTGGCGAGCCATGCGCCCTTTGAATTAG
- a CDS encoding NAD(P)/FAD-dependent oxidoreductase: MQRAEGKSNTAKRGWIAIDCFINSLKKAGVIFNENSLMAVNVSVETNLPGIYAVGELASNCCLPHGATHQGCVVGRHAAGKEVYTLYEAIPYGVLACPKTASAGVSLEEALRKGYQVEVKAFPLHALDKFQATYLIEGFTRIIKDKFTGKTLGAPRCGI; encoded by the coding sequence GTGCAGCGGGCGGAAGGAAAGAGCAATACAGCCAAGAGGGGATGGATAGCTATAGATTGCTTTATAAATAGCTTAAAAAAAGCTGGAGTAATTTTTAATGAGAATAGTTTGATGGCTGTGAATGTTAGTGTGGAAACAAATCTTCCTGGCATTTATGCTGTGGGTGAACTCGCTTCCAACTGCTGTTTACCTCATGGGGCTACACATCAAGGTTGCGTAGTTGGGCGCCATGCGGCTGGAAAGGAAGTCTATACGCTTTATGAGGCGATCCCTTATGGGGTTTTGGCATGCCCGAAAACTGCCTCAGCTGGAGTGTCCTTAGAAGAGGCTTTACGGAAAGGGTATCAAGTAGAGGTAAAAGCTTTTCCTTTGCATGCTTTGGACAAGTTTCAGGCCACCTATCTCATAGAAGGATTTACACGAATAATAAAAGATAAATTTACAGGGAAAACTTTAGGGGCTCCACGCTGCGGGATATGA
- the lipA gene encoding lipoyl synthase, with translation MNPLELFDNTPRIKKKKLNILPINPDVARQDRAVGLGRFPSWLHRKLPPGSNVWKTGHIFNQNRLPTVCEEAKCPNLMECWSKKTATFLVMGKECTRACGFCDIDFSKAPKALEADEPQRVAESVLALGLKHVVITMVARDDLLDGGAEHLSKVIVEVRRQVGEVTIEVLTSDFAGEHASLDVILKACPEIFNHNLETVRALTPRVRHRATYDKTLRVLSYVRKQGAPSLLLKSGIMVGLGESETEVFETLKDLKAVGCDIITLGQYLQPQKNKLLVKEFITPQQFKKYEEYGYSLGIKNMYCGPFIRSSYNAEAVWKQTRKGEKQ, from the coding sequence ATGAATCCCTTAGAACTGTTTGATAATACGCCTAGGATAAAAAAGAAAAAGTTAAACATTCTTCCTATTAATCCTGACGTAGCCCGCCAGGATAGAGCTGTTGGTCTTGGGCGTTTTCCTTCTTGGTTACATCGTAAGCTCCCTCCTGGAAGCAACGTATGGAAAACAGGACATATCTTTAACCAAAATCGCTTGCCCACAGTTTGCGAGGAAGCCAAATGCCCTAATCTAATGGAATGCTGGTCTAAAAAGACAGCGACCTTCTTGGTGATGGGCAAAGAGTGCACCAGAGCTTGCGGTTTTTGCGATATTGATTTTTCAAAAGCTCCTAAGGCATTAGAAGCTGATGAGCCCCAGCGTGTGGCTGAATCGGTATTAGCGCTAGGTTTAAAGCATGTGGTAATTACTATGGTGGCTAGAGATGATTTGCTTGATGGAGGTGCCGAGCATTTATCTAAGGTGATTGTTGAAGTTAGGCGGCAAGTTGGTGAGGTTACCATTGAGGTCTTAACCTCCGATTTTGCCGGTGAACATGCCTCCTTAGATGTTATCCTAAAAGCCTGCCCTGAAATTTTTAATCACAACTTGGAAACGGTGCGTGCCTTAACTCCACGTGTACGCCATCGGGCAACTTATGATAAAACGTTGAGGGTGTTAAGCTATGTAAGGAAACAAGGAGCGCCAAGCCTACTCCTTAAGTCTGGCATAATGGTAGGCTTAGGGGAGAGTGAAACGGAAGTTTTTGAAACGCTTAAAGATTTAAAAGCAGTAGGCTGTGATATCATTACCCTGGGGCAATATTTACAACCACAAAAAAATAAGTTGTTGGTTAAAGAATTTATTACCCCTCAGCAATTTAAAAAATATGAAGAATATGGATATTCCTTGGGAATCAAAAATATGTATTGCGGACCTTTTATTCGTTCTAGCTATAATGCTGAAGCGGTTTGGAAGCAGACGCGTAAAGGAGAAAAACAATGA
- a CDS encoding leucine-rich repeat domain-containing protein, which translates to MRWLYLNNNQLSFVPVEIGQLSQLLGLELDANNLTSLPAEIGQLSHLGRLSLSNNHLTSVPAEIRQLSQLHRLDLKNNQLTSLPAEIWLLSKLDWLDLENNQLTFVPDEIKQLSQLQSLCLGDNHLITLPAGIWQLSQLQQLHLNSNQLTSLPAEIGQLLQLHYLNLKNNQLTTLPAEIWLLSRLKWLDLENNQLTFIPAEIEQLSQLQILRLGGNHLATLPVEIGQLSYLEKLHLNNNYLAVLPAEMGQLSRMQELDLCDNQLASLPVEIGQLSYLEKLHLNNNYLTVLPAEMGQLSRLQELDLCDNQLASLPVEIGQLPKRLDLRLDGNPLKSIPNELKKHFRL; encoded by the coding sequence TTGCGATGGCTTTATTTAAACAACAACCAGCTTAGCTTTGTTCCTGTAGAAATAGGGCAGTTATCACAGCTGCTAGGCCTTGAATTGGATGCCAACAATCTCACCTCCCTTCCTGCAGAGATAGGGCAGCTATCACACCTCGGTAGACTTTCCTTAAGCAACAACCATCTTACCTCTGTTCCTGCAGAAATAAGGCAGCTCTCGCAATTGCACCGCCTTGATTTAAAAAACAACCAGCTCACCTCCCTTCCTGCTGAGATATGGCTGCTCTCTAAATTGGATTGGCTCGATTTAGAGAATAACCAGCTTACGTTCGTTCCTGACGAGATTAAGCAGCTATCCCAGCTGCAAAGTCTTTGCTTAGGCGACAACCATCTTATCACTCTTCCTGCAGGAATATGGCAGTTATCTCAGCTGCAACAACTTCATCTAAACAGCAACCAGCTCACCTCCCTTCCTGCAGAGATAGGGCAGCTCTTGCAACTGCACTACCTTAATCTAAAAAACAATCAGCTTACCACTCTTCCTGCTGAGATATGGCTGCTCTCTCGATTGAAATGGCTCGACTTAGAGAATAACCAGCTTACGTTTATTCCTGCCGAGATCGAGCAGCTATCGCAGCTGCAAATCCTTCGCTTAGGTGGCAACCACCTTGCCACCCTTCCTGTAGAGATAGGGCAGCTATCTTATCTGGAAAAACTTCATTTAAACAATAACTATCTTGCCGTCCTTCCAGCAGAGATGGGGCAGCTCTCGCGAATGCAAGAGCTTGATTTATGCGATAACCAGCTTGCTTCCCTTCCTGTAGAGATAGGGCAGCTATCTTATCTGGAAAAACTTCATTTAAACAATAACTATCTTACCGTCCTTCCAGCAGAGATGGGGCAGCTCTCGCGACTGCAAGAGCTTGATTTATGCGATAACCAGCTTGCTTCCCTTCCTGTAGAGATAGGGCAGCTACCTAAACGTTTAGATCTGAGGTTAGATGGAAATCCGCTGAAAAGTATTCCTAATGAACTAAAAAAACACTTTAGACTGTAG
- a CDS encoding leucine-rich repeat domain-containing protein, with translation MNPISSAFIESLPNGLLLPILKVCANPSLFSVCTRWRHLLATEVMPPLYKQIGKMHFPQGDISKQAFILDKIYKLEDRLSEGEKAKAIFKQTFALARSLAPLELEFKWRTEDKRCFTLANYTSYLININRLLMWKKLPGGEEYLSQEKIKYLPLEKQGELFRDWIENHGKNIERLYLRGIGLSFLPPEIEQLSQLQALYLNNNPLTTLPAEIGQLSQLKELYLNDNYLTALPTEIGQFSQLEVLYLNNNHLTALPSEIGQLSQLRALHLNSNQLATLPAEIGHLLPLQTLNLSTNHLAALPTEIGQLLQLRWLYLSNNQLTSIPAGIGQLSQLQSLCLDHNHLTALPTEIGQFSQLKALILSNNQLTVLPTEMGQLSQLRWLNLEDNKLTSLPVEIEQLPEELILMLRGNALKNIPDQLKQHFRL, from the coding sequence ATGAATCCTATCTCTTCGGCCTTTATAGAAAGCTTGCCCAATGGATTGCTGCTCCCTATCTTAAAGGTTTGTGCTAACCCCTCCTTATTTAGCGTTTGCACAAGATGGCGTCATTTGCTAGCTACTGAAGTCATGCCGCCCCTTTATAAGCAAATAGGTAAAATGCACTTTCCTCAAGGAGATATTAGCAAGCAGGCTTTTATTCTAGATAAAATTTATAAGCTAGAAGATAGGCTTTCAGAAGGAGAAAAAGCTAAGGCAATCTTCAAGCAAACCTTTGCTCTAGCTAGATCGCTTGCCCCTTTGGAGTTAGAATTTAAATGGAGAACCGAGGACAAGAGATGTTTTACGCTGGCTAACTATACCTCTTATCTTATAAATATTAATCGCCTATTAATGTGGAAAAAGCTTCCTGGTGGAGAAGAATATTTAAGTCAGGAAAAAATCAAGTATTTACCTTTAGAGAAACAAGGAGAGCTCTTTAGAGATTGGATAGAAAACCACGGTAAAAATATTGAAAGGCTATATTTAAGGGGAATCGGCTTAAGCTTTTTACCCCCAGAGATAGAGCAGCTCTCTCAGCTGCAAGCTCTTTATTTAAACAACAACCCACTTACCACTCTTCCTGCAGAAATAGGGCAGCTTTCTCAGCTGAAAGAGCTGTACTTAAACGACAACTATCTCACCGCCCTTCCCACAGAGATTGGGCAATTCTCCCAGCTAGAAGTTCTTTATTTAAACAACAACCATCTTACCGCTCTTCCCTCAGAGATAGGGCAGCTTTCTCAGCTGCGAGCTCTTCATTTAAACAGCAACCAGCTCGCCACTCTTCCTGCAGAAATAGGACATCTCTTACCGCTTCAAACACTTAATTTAAGCACCAACCATCTAGCTGCCCTTCCGACAGAGATAGGGCAGCTCTTGCAATTGCGATGGCTTTATTTAAGCAACAACCAGCTTACCTCTATTCCTGCAGGAATAGGGCAGTTATCACAGCTGCAAAGCCTTTGCTTAGACCACAACCATCTCACCGCCCTTCCAACAGAGATAGGGCAATTCTCTCAGCTAAAAGCTCTTATCTTAAGCAATAACCAACTTACCGTTCTTCCTACAGAGATGGGGCAGCTCTCGCAATTACGTTGGCTTAACTTAGAGGACAACAAGCTTACCTCTCTTCCTGTAGAGATAGAGCAGCTACCAGAAGAGTTAATTCTCATGTTAAGGGGAAATGCCTTGAAGAACATTCCAGATCAACTAAAACAGCACTTTAGATTGTAA